One genomic segment of Gossypium arboreum isolate Shixiya-1 chromosome 3, ASM2569848v2, whole genome shotgun sequence includes these proteins:
- the LOC108459627 gene encoding uncharacterized protein LOC108459627 yields the protein MAYVERGVVKSKRSIWRLRTIIDFFWAIINFIGVFFSTMFSMEKSDAYRKSSGSSKKWYGGPGGPGSGPYGGGGGPRRPSRGLDNVRGIDHSSLPAGGSCCGG from the exons ATGGCTTATGTTGAGCGAG GTGTTGTGAAATCAAAGCGATCAATATGGCGACTGAGGACCATCATCGATTTCTTCTGGGCAATCATCAATTTTATCGGAGTGTTTTTTTCGACCATGTTCTCG ATGGAAAAGTCAGATGCCTATAGAAAAAGCTCTGGTTCAAGCAAGAAATGGTATGGTGGTCCAGGAGGACCAGGAAGTGGACCATATGGTGGTGGTGGCGGCCCACGTCGACCATCACGTGGACTAGACAATGTTCGAGGAATTGATCATA GTTCCCTTCCTGCTGGCGGCTCTTGCTGTGGTGGCTAA
- the LOC108459809 gene encoding pathogenesis-related thaumatin-like protein 3.5: MNPLLSPLLFTLLMLSSGPKVYECARVFTIVNYCKETIWPGVTPGDNFNGGGFELKSGQSVVFQAPVGWSGRIWGRTGCKFDKSGTGSCQTADCGNTLKCKASGKTPASLAEFTLSNVDYYDVSLVDGFNLPIAIKPMNGQGNCSSAGCNKDLRQTCPSELAVKGGNGKVIGCRSACDVFNTDEYCCRGTYGNPVICQPTFYSKKFKDACPTAYSYAYDDPTSIFTCSGTDYVVTFCSSRNQTVCSYHDHKLVCNAANGLNPWMGSWWTAMLALLVMINLRIFF, translated from the exons ATGAATCCTTTACTTTCACCTCTTCTTTTCACACTGCTAATGCTTTCATCAG GGCCAAAAGTGTATGAATGTGCAAGAGTCTTCACCATAGTAAACTACTGCAAGGAAACAATCTGGCCTGGAGTCACCCCCGGTGACAACTTCAACGGTGGTGGTTTCGAATTAAAATCCGGCCAATCCGTTGTTTTTCAAGCCCCAGTGGGGTGGAGTGGTCGAATATGGGGTCGAACCGGTTGCAAGTTCGACAAAAGCGGAACCGGTTCATGCCAAACAGCCGATTGCGGTAACACCCTTAAGTGCAAAGCCTCGGGGAAAACCCCGGCTTCGCTGGCTGAATTTACGCTTTCTAACGTAGATTACTACGATGTAAGCCTGGTCGACGGATTCAATCTTCCGATTGCTATTAAACCGATGAATGGGCAAGGCAACTGCAGCAGTGCGGGTTGCAATAAGGACCTGCGGCAAACTTGCCCCTCGGAGTTAGCCGTCAAGGGCGGAAACGGCAAGGTTATTGGTTGTCGAAGCGCCTGCGATGTGTTCAACACCGATGAGTATTGCTGCCGAGGGACTTATGGGAACCCTGTGATATGTCAACCTACGTTTTATTCCAAGAAGTTTAAAGATGCTTGCCCCACTGCATATAGTTACGCATATGACGATCCAACCAGTATTTTCACTTGTTCTGGTACTGATTATGTTGTCACCTTCTGCTCATCCAG GAATCAAACGGTATGTTCTTACCATGACCACAAGCTTGTGTGCAACGCAGCAAATGgcttaaatccatggatgggaaGTTGGTGGACTGCAATGCTTGCACTGTTAGTAATGATTAATCTGAGGATCTTTTTCTAA